Proteins encoded by one window of Lathyrus oleraceus cultivar Zhongwan6 chromosome 1, CAAS_Psat_ZW6_1.0, whole genome shotgun sequence:
- the LOC127076620 gene encoding probable WRKY transcription factor 33: MANVDWDLFAIVRSCKATSLTRSSTIFETSPHIHSTFETSPHTLTTTTTNKIISLQNYTPSYFDDFTLSCENSPIPFSPLKSNDFLQIGTFIPNFNPTPITPVRIPTITSPNTTISDVVTPVTTTTSFMTPTLNTTIPNSTFALPTITNISTGINGINQYPTVFDFPIFVGQPQIKPNNNNQMVFPKPAAYIEITTAHFDLAYNHPPVLHELQRERNQLPIQVSKTNFGIIPNTLSQHPKRKSWKRKNNNTKILECHLSVEKIKEDPWTWRKYGEKIIKGSSHPRSYYKCSSFNDCSARKLVEKSKNKENTYVVTYKGQHNHKEPKCNHKSAIGTFRNKSSKRVLSTAKVVESSSNVRNTDAQIFSTQSKVLNPENDLSKHHLLVSEEAASSSNVGNFNSSDAMMLQFDEPKSGNAQVFTCESTIPYSQTKSIGVCDDDDDNDILIPNMRAMSEDILLEFNHLNGGKLFP; this comes from the exons ATGGCTAATGTCGATTGGGATCTCTTTGCCATTGTGCGTAGCTGCAAAGCTACCTCTTTAACCCGTTCTTCCACCATTTTCGAAACATCACCTCACATTCACTCCACTTTTGAAACTTCACCTCACACCCTAACCACCACCACTACGAATAAGATTATATCACTTCAAAATTACACACCATCTTACTTTGATGATTTTACCTTGTCCTGTGAAAATAGCCCAATTCCTTTTTCTCCGCTTAAATCAAATGATTTCTTACAAATAGGAACGTTTATACCCAATTTTAATCCCACCCCCATAACCCCCGTAAGAATCCCCACCATCACTTCTCCAAACACCACTATTTCTGATGTCGTTACCCCTGTCACTACTACCACCTCTTTCATGACTCCCACCCTTAACACCACTATCCCTAACTCGACCTTTGCTTTACCTACCATAACTAACATTAGCACTGGTATTAATGGAATCAACCAGTATCCTACTGTTTTCGATTTTCCAATATTTGTCGGACAACCACAAATTAAACcaaacaacaacaatcaaatggTTTTCCCCAAACCTGCTGCCTATATAGAAATTACAACTGCACATTTTGATCTTGCATACAATCATCCACCGGTTCTCCACGAACTCCAGAGAGAGCGCAATCAACTACCAATTCAAGTATCCAAAACTAATTTTGGGATTATACCGAATACACTTTCACAACATCCAAAGCGAAAATCTTGGAAAAG GAAGAATAATAATACGAAGATATTGGAATGCCATTTGAGTGTAGAGAAGATCAAAGAAGATCCATGGACATGGAGAAAGTATGGAGAAAAAATCATCAAAGGGTCTTCACATCCAAG GAGCTATTACAAATGTAGCAGCTTCAATGATTGTTCGGCAAGAAAACTTGTAGAAAAAAGCAAAAACAAAGAGAACACTTATGTTGTGACATATAAAGGACAACACAATCATAAAGAGCCAAAATGCAATCATAAATCTGCCATTGGTACCTTCCGAAATAAGTCATCAAAGAGAGTATTATCTACTGCTAAAGTTGTTGAATCATCCTCAAATGTAAGAAACACCGATGCTCAAATTTTCTCAACTCAATCAAAAGTCCTAAATCCAGAAAATGATCTTTCAAAACATCATTTGCTTGTTTCCGAAGAAGCTGCATCATCTTCAAATGTTGGAAATTTCAATTCATCTGATGCTATGATGTTACAGTTTGATGAACCAAAGAGCGGGAATGCTCAAGTTTTCACTTGTGAATCAACAATTCCTTATTCACAAACAAAATCGATTGGAGTTTGTGATGATG